In Nitrosospira briensis C-128, a genomic segment contains:
- a CDS encoding CopG family ribbon-helix-helix protein translates to MNTRVVTAHIPNELAEQIDQLSARLDRPKGWIVKQALTSWVALEAKRHQLTLEGMADVDAGRLVDHASIDAWATSLDKPA, encoded by the coding sequence ATGAATACACGTGTCGTCACCGCTCACATTCCTAATGAACTTGCCGAACAAATTGATCAACTCTCTGCTCGACTTGATCGTCCCAAGGGCTGGATCGTAAAACAAGCGTTGACCTCTTGGGTTGCCCTTGAAGCAAAACGCCACCAGCTTACCTTGGAAGGAATGGCGGATGTCGATGCCGGACGCTTGGTGGATCATGCTTCGATTGATGCTTGGGCTACGAGCCTCGACAAGCCGGCTTAA
- a CDS encoding TIGR03118 family protein translates to MRQVRSFLPSLAAGIVVSLLSIPAWAVPFTATGLVTDDQAANPAQLTDPGLQNAWGMSYAPTGPFWVSANGTGTVPLYSVNPATQATAKQALTISIPGGGVTGQVFNSTASFNGNRFLFVTENGSVSGWRPALGTTGLVNADTIAPASTNNVYKGAAIGSVSGQDYLYAANFRAGTIDVYKGTTSAPALTGSFTDPSLPAGYAPFNVQNLNGSLYVTYALQDATKKDDVAGLGFGFVDKYNLNGDFAGRVASGGTLNAPWGVATAPSSFGPMAGDLLVGNFGDGHINIYDPNTHAFLGQVLDASNKPLAVDGLWALSPGNDTLAGSSHLLYFTAGPNDEAHGLFGVLTPVPEPSTYAMMLVGLGVLGLLIRRRALI, encoded by the coding sequence ATGCGACAAGTTCGATCCTTTTTGCCTTCACTCGCAGCAGGGATAGTGGTATCTCTGCTCTCTATCCCTGCCTGGGCTGTTCCATTCACGGCGACCGGTCTTGTGACCGACGACCAGGCGGCGAATCCCGCACAACTTACCGATCCCGGCCTCCAGAATGCATGGGGGATGTCATACGCGCCAACCGGTCCGTTCTGGGTCTCCGCAAATGGTACTGGAACAGTGCCTTTATATAGCGTGAACCCGGCAACACAGGCCACCGCCAAGCAAGCGCTGACCATTTCGATCCCTGGCGGCGGCGTTACCGGGCAAGTATTCAACAGCACCGCATCATTCAATGGCAATCGCTTTTTGTTCGTCACTGAAAACGGTAGCGTTTCCGGTTGGCGCCCGGCGCTGGGTACAACAGGATTGGTAAATGCCGACACCATCGCCCCGGCCTCAACGAATAATGTTTACAAGGGCGCAGCCATCGGCAGCGTTTCGGGACAGGATTACCTGTACGCAGCCAACTTCAGAGCCGGCACCATTGATGTCTACAAGGGCACCACCTCGGCCCCAGCGTTGACAGGTTCATTCACGGACCCGAGCCTTCCCGCGGGATATGCTCCTTTCAATGTTCAGAATCTCAATGGCTCGCTCTATGTCACCTATGCCTTGCAGGATGCAACCAAGAAGGATGATGTCGCAGGTTTGGGATTCGGTTTTGTCGACAAATATAACCTGAACGGCGACTTCGCGGGACGCGTTGCGTCGGGTGGAACATTAAACGCGCCTTGGGGGGTAGCTACCGCGCCATCTTCGTTCGGCCCGATGGCGGGCGACCTGCTGGTGGGTAATTTCGGCGACGGGCACATAAATATTTACGACCCGAATACTCATGCGTTTCTTGGACAAGTGCTCGATGCCAGCAATAAACCGCTGGCGGTCGATGGATTATGGGCACTTTCCCCTGGAAACGATACGTTGGCCGGGAGCAGCCACCTGTTGTATTTCACCGCCGGGCCCAATGACGAAGCCCACGGGTTATTTGGCGTTCTGACACCGGTTCCGGAGCCATCAACCTATGCAATGATGCTCGTTGGGCTTGGGGTATTGGGTCTGCTGATCCGACGCCGCGCTTTGATTTAG
- a CDS encoding sugar O-acetyltransferase, with the protein MAHQSEKHKMLTGQLYRSSDELLCRERRHARKLLRTFNDTSPDELDKRSIILRELLRTLGQRAVIEPPFFCDYGYNIHIGDNFYANFNCVVLDCAEVTIGDNVFLGPGVQIYTATHPLVAEERNTGLEAAKPIELGDSVWIGGGAIINPGLTIGQGTTIGSGSIVTKNIPPNVFAAGNPCKVIRHLG; encoded by the coding sequence ATGGCCCATCAGTCGGAAAAGCACAAAATGCTCACCGGACAGTTGTACCGGTCCAGCGATGAGTTGCTGTGCAGGGAAAGAAGGCACGCCAGAAAATTGCTGAGGACATTCAATGATACCTCGCCGGACGAGCTTGATAAGCGATCGATCATTCTGCGGGAGCTACTCCGTACGCTAGGCCAGCGTGCGGTGATTGAGCCGCCTTTTTTTTGCGATTACGGCTATAACATCCACATCGGCGATAACTTTTATGCCAATTTCAACTGCGTGGTGCTCGATTGCGCAGAAGTCACCATAGGCGATAACGTGTTTCTGGGTCCCGGTGTTCAGATCTATACCGCAACGCATCCGCTGGTGGCGGAAGAGCGTAATACCGGGCTGGAAGCGGCTAAACCCATTGAACTGGGAGATAGCGTCTGGATTGGCGGCGGTGCGATTATCAATCCTGGTTTGACGATTGGCCAAGGCACAACCATTGGATCAGGCAGCATCGTAACCAAAAATATCCCACCGAACGTTTTCGCTGCCGGGAACCCTTGCAAAGTAATACGGCATCTTGGCTAA
- a CDS encoding D-hexose-6-phosphate mutarotase, whose translation MNIEQLNAEYGIADQVKFIEGVGGFPFIKIDNVKASALISIYGGQVLSFQPANEPYNLMFLSDAAYYQTGKSIKGGAPICWPWFGPDPEQLGRPAHGFVRNRLWNVMKTEVTANGECKITLGLTDTPETQAIWPHSFKLSLEITVGESLNLELITHNPTAHTFHVTQALHTYFKVGHIDQVAISGLEGIKYIDKVDNGLQKFQAGSVIIDTEVDRIYQGIHGEVLIDDAGLGRRIRITSTGSKTAVVWNPWAKISAEMGDLKDDDYKRFVCVETANAGVDIMQVDPGREVRLAANYRIEQHLTEFESEFPSAA comes from the coding sequence ATGAATATAGAACAACTGAATGCCGAATACGGAATTGCCGACCAGGTCAAATTCATCGAAGGTGTGGGAGGATTCCCTTTCATCAAGATTGATAACGTCAAGGCAAGCGCTCTGATCTCTATCTATGGCGGTCAGGTCTTGTCTTTTCAGCCTGCCAATGAGCCGTATAACCTGATGTTTCTCAGCGATGCTGCATATTACCAGACGGGTAAGAGCATCAAGGGTGGAGCGCCGATCTGCTGGCCCTGGTTTGGGCCGGACCCCGAGCAACTGGGGCGCCCAGCTCACGGTTTTGTGCGAAACCGGCTCTGGAATGTGATGAAAACTGAAGTCACCGCGAATGGGGAATGCAAGATTACCCTGGGTCTGACAGATACACCCGAAACACAGGCGATATGGCCGCATTCATTCAAACTTTCGCTGGAAATTACTGTTGGGGAATCGCTGAACCTGGAATTGATTACGCATAACCCGACAGCCCATACATTTCACGTAACTCAGGCGTTGCACACTTATTTCAAAGTAGGGCATATCGATCAGGTAGCGATATCGGGCCTGGAGGGGATCAAGTATATCGATAAAGTTGATAATGGCCTTCAAAAGTTCCAGGCAGGTTCGGTAATAATCGATACGGAAGTCGACCGTATCTATCAGGGCATACACGGTGAGGTGCTGATCGATGATGCAGGCTTGGGCCGCCGGATACGAATCACATCCACAGGGAGCAAAACCGCGGTAGTGTGGAACCCTTGGGCAAAAATTTCGGCGGAAATGGGCGACTTGAAAGATGACGATTACAAGCGCTTTGTGTGCGTAGAAACCGCCAATGCGGGCGTGGATATTATGCAAGTCGATCCAGGCAGGGAAGTGCGATTGGCGGCAAACTATCGCATAGAACAGCATTTGACTGAGTTCGAGAGTGAATTTCCATCTGCCGCTTAG
- the msrB gene encoding peptide-methionine (R)-S-oxide reductase MsrB, translated as MNRRAVLQSLATLAGLPLISACSSSKTAVNTPTAITVKPLNKPHEDWRGLVSPAAYKVLFEEDTEPPGSSALNREDREGTFICAACYLPMFDSANKFESGTGWPSFTQPIAGHMETRRDFKMILPRTEYHCARCGGHQGHVFNDGPLPRGERWCNNGLALRFVLKGEQLPALRG; from the coding sequence ATGAATCGACGCGCCGTACTGCAAAGTCTCGCCACGCTGGCGGGGTTGCCGTTGATTTCGGCATGCTCAAGCAGCAAAACAGCGGTAAATACGCCAACTGCGATAACGGTAAAACCCCTGAACAAACCGCATGAAGATTGGCGAGGCCTGGTTTCGCCCGCCGCTTATAAGGTATTGTTTGAAGAAGATACGGAGCCTCCGGGCAGTAGCGCACTGAATCGTGAAGACCGGGAAGGCACTTTTATTTGCGCCGCGTGCTATCTGCCGATGTTCGATAGCGCGAATAAATTTGAAAGCGGCACGGGATGGCCCAGTTTCACCCAGCCCATCGCAGGACATATGGAAACAAGGCGCGATTTCAAGATGATTCTGCCGCGCACGGAATACCATTGCGCGCGCTGCGGAGGTCACCAAGGTCATGTATTTAACGATGGCCCCCTTCCCAGGGGAGAGCGCTGGTGTAACAATGGCCTGGCCCTCCGATTCGTGCTGAAAGGTGAACAGCTGCCGGCCCTCAGAGGTTGA
- the hrpA gene encoding ATP-dependent RNA helicase HrpA, with translation MKKLPAISVIDTERRLANLPKPVYPEDLPVVARRHEIARAIRENQVVIVCGETGSGKTTQLPKICLELGRGVAGMIGHTQPRRIAARTVAARIASELNSPLGHAVGYKVRFSDKVSSETYIKLMTDGILLAETQGDHFLLAYDTIIIDEAHERSLNIDFLLGYLKQLLPARPDLKLIVTSATINAQRFSAHFDDAPVVEVSGRVYPVEVRYRPIQSRGSIDPEYQAKNRSKDEAQNEDKEEDDIEQSILDAMDEITGSAGSSTGDVLIFLPGEREIRETAEALRKHGMSRPGPRGAAISGMEILPLFARLSYAEQERVFKPGGSNLRRVVLATNVAETSLTVPGIRYVIDTGFARLNRYSYRNKVEQLQVEKISRASANQRAGRCGRVMSGVCIRLYSEEDYLARPEFTDPEILRSSLAAVILRMKSLKIGEVQNFPFLDPPLPRMIADGYQLLAELGAVDDSNSLTGIGWQLAKFPIDPKIARMILAGKEENCLSEVLIIASGLSMQDPRDRPFERQEAADRAHQRFQDERSDFIGYLKLWDFFNELLKHKKSNRKLMEQCQENFISHRRMREWREIHGQLHTLVAEFGLRPNEIPASYDEIHRALLAGLLGNIGFKADEDGEYLGARGIKFSIFPGSVLKKAKPKWIMAAELTETKKLYARSVARIDPLWVEKIAAGGLCKKHYFDPHWEKTPAQVSAFERITLYGLTIMPKRRIYYGAINPKEAREIFIRSALVAGEYVTQAPFYQHNRKLIADVAALEHKTRRPDVLVDEAEIVAFYDDLIPDGICNGATFEKWRRQAERENPRLLYLTREYLMRHEAGNVTEARFPDSTVVDGVRLPFAYRFEPGHLLDGVTITVPLPLLNKLQATWFDNLVPGLIREKITWYLKALPKQIRRHLVPIPDFVTQFLEGHESTVTASAPVPLPQPLTEALADFISFKTGITVPRDRWHDEKPPLHLLMNYNVVDDAGRELAMNRDLAQLKAQLGQAAQLTFARLDSGERSPIERDDVKRWDFGDLPEEITFIRNGKKLTGYPALVTREEKVAIHLFDTRPAAQAKMRGGVRQLLCFELKEQMKRLEKDLSGQNRSQSQAVLQLQTLISPQLLREDMLDAIADRAFIGDDALPRSEKEFIAQRQRARARLPAVTEAVIRTIQSIAGECQALSSSLSAAGSATPKLKDKLSIQLHSLVYPGFLNATPWEQLPHLPRYLKGMVLRLDKYATNPERDARHGAVIAGLWNQYEQRMEKHLKAGIHDPALAGFRWQIEELRISLFAQELKTPYPVSAKRLQKLWEEISA, from the coding sequence ATGAAAAAACTTCCTGCCATTTCTGTGATTGATACTGAGCGCCGCCTCGCCAACCTGCCTAAACCGGTCTATCCGGAAGATCTGCCTGTGGTTGCGCGGCGCCACGAGATAGCGCGCGCAATCCGGGAAAACCAGGTGGTAATTGTGTGCGGTGAGACTGGCTCGGGCAAGACTACGCAGTTACCCAAAATTTGCCTTGAACTCGGGCGTGGGGTTGCCGGCATGATCGGTCATACGCAGCCTCGGCGCATCGCTGCACGCACGGTGGCAGCCCGGATCGCTTCGGAACTCAATAGTCCGCTGGGGCACGCGGTAGGCTATAAGGTGCGTTTTTCCGACAAAGTGAGTTCGGAAACTTATATCAAACTCATGACCGATGGAATTCTCCTGGCGGAAACCCAAGGTGACCACTTCCTGCTGGCCTACGACACTATCATCATTGATGAGGCACATGAACGAAGCCTCAATATTGACTTTCTGCTCGGCTATCTCAAGCAGTTGCTACCCGCGCGGCCCGATCTGAAACTGATCGTCACTTCCGCCACCATCAATGCGCAACGCTTTTCAGCCCACTTCGATGATGCGCCGGTGGTTGAAGTATCGGGCAGAGTGTATCCGGTGGAGGTGCGCTACCGGCCCATCCAATCGCGCGGTTCCATTGATCCTGAATATCAGGCGAAAAACCGAAGTAAGGATGAAGCCCAGAATGAGGATAAGGAAGAAGACGACATTGAACAATCCATCCTTGATGCAATGGATGAGATCACCGGCTCCGCCGGTTCCAGTACTGGTGACGTGTTGATATTCCTCCCCGGCGAGCGGGAAATCCGCGAGACTGCCGAAGCACTGCGCAAGCATGGCATGAGCAGGCCCGGCCCCCGTGGCGCCGCCATATCCGGTATGGAAATTCTGCCTTTGTTCGCGCGATTGTCCTATGCCGAGCAGGAGCGAGTGTTCAAACCCGGTGGCAGCAATTTGAGACGTGTCGTGCTGGCTACCAACGTAGCGGAAACTTCGCTCACCGTTCCCGGCATTCGCTATGTGATCGATACAGGATTTGCGCGGCTCAATCGCTATAGTTATCGCAACAAAGTGGAGCAATTACAGGTCGAGAAAATTTCACGTGCTTCCGCCAATCAGCGAGCGGGGCGCTGTGGCCGCGTGATGAGCGGCGTCTGCATCCGTCTTTATTCGGAAGAGGATTACCTTGCGCGTCCGGAATTTACCGATCCGGAAATCCTGCGCTCATCGCTGGCAGCCGTGATTTTGCGCATGAAGTCTCTCAAAATTGGAGAAGTACAGAATTTTCCGTTCCTTGATCCGCCCCTGCCCCGAATGATCGCGGATGGCTACCAATTACTGGCGGAACTCGGTGCTGTAGACGATAGCAATTCGCTGACCGGCATAGGCTGGCAATTGGCCAAGTTTCCAATCGATCCTAAGATTGCACGGATGATCCTGGCTGGCAAAGAAGAGAACTGCCTGAGTGAAGTGCTGATCATCGCATCCGGCTTGAGCATGCAAGATCCGCGCGACCGGCCGTTCGAGCGGCAAGAGGCCGCCGACAGGGCGCATCAGCGCTTTCAGGATGAGCGATCCGACTTCATCGGCTACCTGAAGCTGTGGGATTTCTTCAATGAATTGTTGAAACATAAAAAATCCAATCGAAAACTGATGGAGCAGTGCCAGGAAAATTTTATATCCCACCGCAGAATGCGGGAGTGGCGTGAAATCCATGGTCAGCTACATACCTTGGTGGCCGAATTCGGGCTGAGACCAAACGAGATTCCCGCGAGTTATGACGAAATCCATCGCGCACTTCTGGCGGGGTTGCTCGGCAATATCGGCTTCAAGGCCGACGAGGATGGCGAGTATCTGGGAGCGCGTGGAATCAAGTTTTCTATTTTTCCGGGTTCGGTGCTCAAAAAAGCCAAACCTAAATGGATCATGGCTGCCGAACTGACCGAAACCAAAAAACTCTACGCACGTAGCGTAGCCAGGATCGACCCCCTTTGGGTGGAAAAAATCGCAGCAGGCGGGTTGTGCAAGAAGCACTATTTTGACCCCCATTGGGAGAAGACACCCGCACAGGTATCGGCATTCGAGCGCATAACACTGTACGGCTTGACGATCATGCCGAAGCGGCGGATTTATTACGGCGCCATCAATCCGAAGGAAGCGCGCGAAATTTTTATACGCTCGGCACTGGTGGCGGGTGAATACGTGACCCAGGCACCGTTTTACCAGCATAACCGCAAACTCATCGCCGATGTCGCAGCGCTGGAGCACAAGACACGCCGCCCGGATGTGCTCGTGGATGAAGCAGAAATCGTTGCGTTTTACGACGATCTCATCCCTGACGGGATATGCAACGGCGCAACGTTCGAAAAATGGCGCAGGCAGGCCGAGCGGGAAAACCCGCGCCTGCTCTATCTCACCAGGGAATACCTGATGCGTCATGAGGCGGGTAACGTTACGGAAGCGCGTTTTCCCGATAGCACGGTCGTGGATGGAGTACGGCTACCGTTTGCCTATCGCTTCGAACCAGGGCATCTATTGGATGGCGTCACCATTACCGTGCCGTTACCCCTGCTCAACAAGCTTCAGGCTACCTGGTTCGATAACCTCGTCCCGGGCCTGATCCGCGAAAAAATAACCTGGTATTTGAAAGCCCTTCCCAAACAGATACGCCGCCACCTGGTACCGATACCGGATTTCGTGACGCAGTTTCTGGAAGGCCATGAGTCAACGGTTACAGCTTCCGCCCCTGTGCCCCTACCCCAACCTCTGACCGAAGCATTGGCGGATTTTATCTCATTCAAGACGGGAATCACCGTTCCGCGGGATAGGTGGCACGACGAAAAGCCCCCGCTGCATCTGCTGATGAATTATAACGTTGTGGACGATGCAGGTCGCGAACTCGCGATGAACCGTGATCTCGCGCAACTCAAGGCGCAACTTGGCCAGGCCGCGCAGCTGACGTTCGCTCGGCTCGATTCGGGCGAACGCAGCCCAATCGAGCGTGACGATGTGAAACGCTGGGATTTTGGTGACCTGCCCGAAGAAATCACTTTTATCCGGAATGGGAAGAAACTGACCGGCTACCCGGCGCTGGTCACGCGAGAGGAAAAAGTAGCCATCCATTTGTTCGATACGCGCCCTGCGGCACAAGCAAAGATGCGCGGAGGTGTGCGGCAGCTGCTGTGCTTCGAACTCAAGGAGCAAATGAAGCGATTGGAAAAAGATCTGTCGGGACAAAATCGATCCCAGAGCCAGGCTGTATTGCAATTGCAAACCCTTATCAGCCCCCAGTTACTCAGGGAAGATATGCTGGACGCTATCGCCGACCGCGCTTTCATCGGCGACGATGCGCTGCCGCGCAGCGAAAAAGAGTTTATTGCCCAGCGGCAGCGGGCGAGAGCACGGCTACCCGCCGTGACTGAAGCTGTTATCCGAACGATACAAAGTATCGCGGGTGAATGCCAGGCATTGTCGAGCAGTCTTTCCGCAGCGGGATCGGCTACTCCCAAGCTGAAGGACAAGCTTTCCATTCAACTGCACAGCCTCGTTTATCCCGGTTTTTTAAATGCCACCCCATGGGAGCAGCTGCCACATCTGCCGCGTTATTTGAAAGGCATGGTTCTGCGGCTGGATAAATACGCGACCAACCCCGAGCGTGACGCCCGCCACGGCGCCGTTATTGCCGGGTTATGGAACCAGTATGAGCAGCGTATGGAAAAACATCTCAAGGCCGGAATCCACGATCCGGCCCTAGCTGGATTCCGCTGGCAAATCGAGGAACTGCGCATCTCGCTATTTGCGCAGGAGTTGAAAACGCCCTACCCCGTTTCCGCCAAACGACTGCAGAAACTGTGGGAAGAAATAAGCGCTTGA
- a CDS encoding NAD-dependent epimerase/dehydratase family protein, translating to MGLKVFVTGAGGYLGNVLVAHLAAMPEVERITGLINNTLPPTPLSAKVNLVKMDIRSPELASVMAGHEVVVHTAFLVQWTSRMPAAVRDDINLRGTRNLAQAAIESRAQKFIYASSISAYDPTLVQGTDNVKEEFPTGKGDSSMYYWNNKAIAEKILTEIVEPSGIVLTLLRLSYIIGPRNRVTVAGFRENAANFPGRDPRAQFVHEEDVAEAFGQAVRTEMPGAFNAVPDGDIRLSEVYKIIDAKPILVPLWLAHLITFIRWQYLGSPIHPSWIRSALVDATLSNAKLKATGWCPRYSSRDAILAAIEK from the coding sequence ATGGGCTTGAAAGTCTTTGTCACCGGAGCCGGCGGTTATCTCGGAAATGTGCTCGTTGCTCATCTGGCCGCTATGCCAGAGGTCGAGCGTATAACCGGTCTTATTAACAATACATTGCCGCCAACGCCCCTGTCGGCTAAAGTCAATCTCGTCAAGATGGATATCCGTTCACCTGAACTGGCGAGCGTAATGGCCGGGCATGAGGTCGTTGTACACACTGCATTCCTTGTGCAGTGGACATCCAGGATGCCCGCGGCAGTTCGCGATGACATCAATTTGAGAGGCACGCGGAATTTGGCTCAGGCGGCGATCGAAAGCCGTGCTCAAAAGTTTATCTATGCCAGCAGTATCTCGGCGTACGACCCCACCCTGGTGCAAGGAACAGATAACGTAAAGGAAGAATTTCCTACCGGAAAAGGCGATTCCTCCATGTACTACTGGAACAATAAGGCGATCGCGGAAAAGATACTGACAGAGATTGTGGAACCGTCCGGGATCGTGTTGACCTTGCTCCGCCTCAGCTACATCATTGGTCCGCGCAATCGCGTGACTGTGGCGGGGTTTCGCGAGAATGCAGCAAATTTCCCAGGCCGGGATCCACGCGCGCAATTTGTGCATGAAGAGGATGTGGCTGAAGCTTTTGGGCAGGCAGTGCGCACCGAAATGCCTGGCGCCTTTAACGCTGTTCCAGATGGCGACATCCGGCTCAGTGAGGTCTATAAAATTATCGATGCGAAGCCCATACTCGTCCCATTATGGCTGGCGCACCTGATAACATTCATTCGCTGGCAATATCTCGGTTCGCCCATACACCCATCCTGGATCCGGTCGGCTTTGGTGGATGCGACCTTGAGTAATGCAAAACTGAAAGCCACGGGATGGTGCCCGCGATATAGCAGCAGGGATGCCATCCTCGCCGCCATCGAAAAATAA
- a CDS encoding DUF3293 domain-containing protein, with amino-acid sequence MPQSKITGDLVAAYRSAHYRVDQQVDCRTGSGAIILRVDQYSEPLSRLFSASGHQCTAFITACNPFGQIQSPETNRKACVHLFGKLCSLVGAGRIIEGEGFDPSGKWPAEKSFLALGLDLEASCALGKAFGQNAIVWAGADAVPRLILLR; translated from the coding sequence TTGCCACAGTCTAAAATTACCGGCGACCTCGTCGCCGCTTACCGCTCAGCTCACTATCGGGTTGACCAGCAGGTTGACTGCCGGACAGGCTCCGGTGCGATTATCTTGCGCGTAGATCAGTATTCCGAGCCGCTATCGCGGCTTTTTTCCGCTTCGGGTCATCAATGTACTGCGTTCATCACTGCTTGCAATCCATTCGGCCAAATTCAGAGTCCTGAGACAAATCGGAAGGCTTGTGTGCATCTTTTCGGCAAACTGTGCAGCCTGGTCGGGGCCGGCCGGATTATCGAGGGTGAAGGTTTCGATCCCTCCGGGAAGTGGCCGGCCGAGAAGAGCTTTCTTGCACTTGGGCTGGATCTTGAGGCATCGTGTGCGCTTGGGAAAGCGTTTGGCCAGAACGCTATAGTATGGGCTGGCGCCGACGCCGTCCCCAGACTGATCCTTCTCCGATAA
- the msrA gene encoding peptide-methionine (S)-S-oxide reductase MsrA, which translates to MFKPFIFYAMPHAHLFRRMFDTVMMGMILVMLAACEPPGAHINASAAGPSASQHANSSAGSSVTDIAIFAGGCFWCTEADFDKMPGVISTTSGYIGGKVANPTYKQVSSGKTGHIEAVQVRFDPEKTNFAKLLAAFWPTIDPLTSNGQFCDEGSQYRSAIFYYDADQKRQAEASKAELEASGRFTQSIVTEILPATKFYPAEEYHQDYYIKNPLRYSYYRSSCGRDARLAQVWGIRK; encoded by the coding sequence ATGTTCAAGCCATTTATATTTTACGCCATGCCTCACGCCCATCTTTTCCGCCGGATGTTCGATACCGTGATGATGGGCATGATTCTGGTTATGCTAGCCGCATGCGAACCGCCGGGCGCACACATCAATGCCTCGGCTGCCGGTCCCTCAGCGAGTCAACATGCCAACTCGTCCGCCGGGTCTTCCGTTACGGACATCGCCATTTTCGCTGGCGGTTGCTTCTGGTGTACGGAAGCGGATTTCGACAAGATGCCCGGCGTCATATCCACCACATCCGGTTATATCGGCGGCAAGGTGGCCAATCCAACTTATAAACAGGTATCTTCAGGAAAAACCGGTCACATTGAAGCAGTGCAGGTGCGCTTCGATCCGGAAAAGACCAATTTCGCCAAGCTGCTGGCAGCATTCTGGCCGACGATCGATCCCCTCACTTCCAACGGTCAATTCTGTGATGAAGGCTCACAATATCGCAGTGCAATCTTTTATTATGATGCCGATCAAAAGCGGCAGGCCGAGGCATCCAAAGCCGAGCTCGAAGCCTCAGGTCGTTTTACACAGTCTATCGTGACCGAGATTTTACCCGCCACGAAGTTTTACCCAGCGGAGGAATACCATCAGGATTATTACATCAAAAATCCCCTCCGCTATTCCTATTACCGCAGCAGCTGTGGTCGCGATGCGCGTCTAGCCCAGGTATGGGGTATTCGCAAATAG
- a CDS encoding winged helix-turn-helix transcriptional regulator: protein MVKQDQIKRSSCPVSCALDILGDKWTLLVIRDIMFMRKQYFGDFLTSPEKIASNILSDRLRKLEESNIVLRQRDPGNARRVIYTLTEKGHDLSPAILELLRWGSKHDPASDAQEFLSQHSNATSHN, encoded by the coding sequence ATGGTTAAACAAGATCAGATCAAACGCTCTTCCTGTCCGGTCAGTTGTGCACTCGATATCTTGGGCGACAAGTGGACCCTGCTTGTCATTCGCGACATTATGTTTATGCGCAAGCAGTATTTTGGGGATTTTTTGACATCACCGGAGAAGATCGCTTCCAACATACTCTCCGACCGGCTAAGAAAACTGGAAGAGTCCAATATCGTTTTGCGCCAGCGCGATCCCGGCAATGCGCGTAGAGTGATTTATACACTCACTGAGAAAGGCCATGATCTGTCGCCAGCAATCCTGGAGTTGTTGCGCTGGGGCTCCAAGCACGATCCCGCGAGTGATGCGCAAGAATTTTTGAGCCAGCACTCAAATGCGACCTCTCACAATTAG